AATCCCCCGAGAAGGCGGCAACCGCAGAAAGGTTGCTCGACCAGATCGATATCATCCGCTCCATACCTGAAGATTACGTCGTCTCCCTCAATCATATGAGACCGGAAAAGACGGCCCTCAGGGACATGAGCGAGGAAGATCTGGAATCGGCACTTGTAAGGCTCCGGGACGTCAAGAAGGGTGAGTTCCTCGTCGGCAAGAAATATCTCCCTTCAAACAGCGTTCTCAGCCACGATGATATCTTCATCAAGGAGCTCGAAACCGTCCTCCAGGAACTTGTCCGTCTGTACTAGAATGGAACAGAACATTACATCGGCACGAAACAACCCGTCATCTGGATAGATGACGGGTTGTTTCGTTGATCCCAGGTGTGGCTACAATACCACGGTGTTACGGGACCGTTCGGGCTTCAACTGATTTGCGAGCGACTGGACATCACCAATCTTGCCGATGTCGAAGTTGCCGCCGCTGACGATTACTCCACAATGTCTGGAATCTATCTGATCATTATGTGACAATAATCCCGCCAATGCAGCTGCACCAGCGCCTTCGACCAATGTCTTGCCGCGTTGGAGCATAGTCACCATGGCGTTTGCAATTTCGGCTTCGCTCACTGTAATCACATCATCCACATAATGCCGGATGAGCGGAACCGTCTTTTCGCCTGGCTGTTTTACGGCTATGCCCTCTGCGATGGTGGAGACTTTATCCAACTTTTCCACGACGCCCTTGTGGTAGGCGGTGTACATCGCTGCAGCGGATGCTGCCTGGACACCGATCACCTTGATATCCGGATTTACGGATTTGGCTGCGACAGCGATGCCGCTGATCAGTCCGCCACCGCCGATCGGTACGATGATCGTATCGATCCTGCTTTCCTGCTCGAGCATCTCGAGGGCGACCGTTCCCTGTCCGGCCATGATGTCATAATCGTCGAAAGGATGGACGAAGGTCGCACCGCACTTCTTCTGATGCTCAAGTGCTGCTTCATAGGCCTCCTGGAAACTTTCTCCCGTGAGTACGACTTGGGCGCCATACCCTCTTGTCGCCTCGACTTTCGCTTCAGGTGTCGCCTCAGCCATGTAGATCGTCGCCTTCACTCCAAGTTTGTGGGCGGCCAAAGCCAGGCCCTGTGCATGGTTGCCTGCAGACGCGGTGATTACCCCGCATGCCAGCTCTTCCTCGGTAAGGCGCATGAGCTTATAGCTTGCCCCCCTGAATTTGAAAGCTCCGGTCTTCTGCTGATTCTCCATTTTGAAATAGACATTTTTCTCTGTGCGCTGATTCGTTGTAGCTGACGTACGTAACGGTGTGTGATGGACAACATGATCCAAACGCTTCCAGGCGTCATGGACTAATCCACCAGTTAGGAAATCCCCATGTGGTCACACTCCTTGAATGATTTATTTGGATATAATCTATGTTTTTGATTAATCCCTGTTCTAGTGAGGAGTCAGGCTTTCGCAGCCTGCTTCTCCTCGTATTCCCTGATCTTGTCGTCGAGCAATAATGTCAGTGCGATGTCGTCCCAGCCGTTCAGGAGTTTCTCTTTATGGTAGGACGGAATATCGAACGGGATCTGCTTCGTTCCGTCCGAAATGGTCTGCTCTTCAAGGTCGACATTAAGATGGAACGTGCCTTCCTTCGCCTGCTCCATCCATTCATCCACCTGGCTTTCATCCGCCTTGATGAGGATGATGCCGTTCTTGAATGCATTGTTGTAGAATATATCCGCAAAACTTGGTGCAATGATGACCTTGAATCCGAAATCGAGCAGGGCCCAGGGTGCGTGCTCCCTTGAAGAGCCGCATCCGAAGTTCTCTCCAGCTATGAGGACGGATGCATCCTTATAGCGTGGGCTGTCCAATTCGAAATCCGGTTTCGGATTTCCATCATCATCAAACCGCCAGTTGTGGAAGACGAACTGGCCGAAACCTGTCCGTTCCACACGCTTCAGGAATTGTTTGGGTATGATCTGGTCCGTATCCACATTGCTGCGGTTGAGCGGAAAGACCTTCCCTTCATGTTCTTTGATCGCTTCCATCTGTTCCCCTCCTAACTCGGCACTCCAGCCTGGAATTTTCTTACATCTGTAAAGTTGCCTTCGATTGCAGCTACGGCTGCCATCTCCGGACTGACGAGGTGTGTGCGTGCACCGCTGCCCTGCCGTCCCTCGAAGTTCCGGTTGGAAGTGGAGGCACAGCGTCCGCCGGCAGGTACGACATCATCATTCATTGCAAGACACATGCTGCATCCTGATTCACGCCATTCGAAACCGGCTTCCTTGAATATTTCATCGATGCCAAGTTCCTCCGCCTGCAGTTTGACACTAAAGGAGCCTGGGACGACAATCGCCCTGACACCATCCTTCACTTTGTGCCCTTTGACGATGTTTGCAGCATTCACCAGATCCGGAAGTCTTGAGTTTGTGCAGGAACCGATGAATACGTGATCGACTTCGATGGAAGTGATCGGCTGGTTCTCCTCGAGTCCCATGTACTCCAGTGCACGGCTGACTTCATCCTTGTTATCGACTGCATCGACCGAAGGGGTCATCCCACTGATCGGAACGACCATGCTCGGGTTAGTGCCCCATGAAACTTGCGGTTCAACTTCCCGTGCGTCGATTTCAAGCGTTTTATCGTATACTGCGTCTTCGTCTGAAGCAAGTTCGAGCCACTCAGCCGCCTTGCGGTCGAATGCTTCGCCTTCCGGCACATATTCCCGGCCACGCAGATATTCCACGGTCGTTTCATCCGGGCTGATCAGCCCTGCACGTGCACCGCCTTCAATCGACATGTTGCAGACCGTCATCCGGCCTTCCATCGACAGGTTGCGGATTGCATCTCCAGTATATTCGATGACGTGGCCCGTACCGAATTTGACGCCGAATTTTGCTATGATGGCAAGGATGAGGTCCTTTGCCGTCACGCCGGCCGGCAGGTCACCATTGACTTTGACGTTCATCGTCTTTGGACGGCTCTGCATCAAAGTCTGGGTAGCCAATACATGTTCCACTTCACTTGTACCGATGCCGAAGGCAAGGGCACCGAAGGCACCGTGGGTGGATGTATGGCTGTCCCCGCAGACGATCGTCTTGCCCGGCTGGGTCAGGCCAAGCTGAGGCCCGATGACATGCACGATGCCCTGGTCCGGGTGGAACATATCGGCAAGCTTGATGCCGAACTCCTCACAGTTCCTCCTCAAAGTTTCCATCTGGGTCTTGGAGATTTCATCTTTGACGGTTTCCCTGTTCTTTGTCGGAACATTATGGTCCATCGTGGCATATGTCAGATCCGGACGACGCACTTTCCTGTTTTTGAGCCTGAGTCCTTCAAACGCCTGCGGAGAAGTCACTTCATGCACCAGATGCTGATCGATATAGATCAGGTCCGGCTTCTCCTCCTGGCTGTGGACAACATGAGTTTCCCAGATTTTTTCAATTACTGTTTTTCCTTTTCCCATATCCGACACACCTTTTCCTTACATATAAGAACTGCAGATTGCATTAGAAATACTTTTCGTGGATAGATTCTCGACGATCCGCTTGATCATTTCATCTGTACCGACGACCTTGCCGCCCTGCACATCCAGATCGCGTGTATGATATCCGTCTTCGAGGCATTCCTTGACAGCCCGCTCTATCTCCGCCGCTTCCTCTTCCATGCCGAATGAATACTTGAGCATCATTGCAGTGGAGAGAATCATGCCAAGTGGATTGACGACCCCTTCACCGGCAATGTCCGGCGCTGATCCATGGACCGGTTCGTAGAGGCCGACACCATCTGTCCGCAGGCTCGCTGAAGGGAGCATTCCAAGGGAACCGGTGAGTACGGAAGCCTCATCGCTGAGTATGTCGCCAAAGAGGTTTTCCGTGACGATGACATCAAACTGCTTCGGGTTCGTAATCAGTTTCATCGCTGCAGAATCGACGAGCTGGTGTTCCACCGTCACATCCGGGTAGTCCTTCGCCTTCTCCTCAACGACCTCCCTCCACATCCGGCTCGACTCGAGCACATTCGCCTTGTCGACGGATGTCAGTTTGCCGCTCCTCATTTGCGCCGCTTCGAAACCTTTCTCTACAATCCGTTCGATCTCCTTGCGGGTGTAGCGGAGTGTATCGACCACTTCTTCACCGTCAGCGCTGCGTCCGCTCGGCTTCCCGAAATAGAGGCCGCCGGTCAGTTCACGGACGATGAGTATATCGCAGCCATCGACAAGCTCCGTTTTGAGTGGAGAGGCATGGACAAGTGGTCCGAATCCTTGCACCGGACGCAGGTTTGCGAAAAGTCCAAGGGACTTGCGGATGCCGAGCAGACCTTTTTCAGGCCGTTTGCCGGCAGGCATGCCGTCCCACTTCGGACCGCCCACAGCCCCAAGGAGTATCGCGTCGGCATTTTCGCATGCTTTCACCGTCTGTTCCGGTAAAGGCGTATCATATCGATCGATGGCATCTCCACCGATTGCATGCTCATGGACAATGAACTCATGGTTGTATTCGCCTGCTATGGTATTCAGTACTGCTTTTGCACCTTCCATGATTTCCCGACCGACTCCGTCACCCGGCAATAGGATCACTTGTTTTCTCATTTTAAACCCCTCCATCTCGCTTTATCTGTTGACTACTTCCTCTTTCTCCACCTGCATCTTCAGGATATACCTGTTGACTGCGTTGATGTATGCATTTGCCGATGCTTCAATGACATCCTGTGCCGTACCGCGTCCGTTGACCGTCTCCCCTTCAACAGCCAACTGTACATGTGATTCCGCAAGGGCATCCTTCCCGCCGCCGACCGAATTGATCTGATAGTCAAGCAGCTTCTGATCGTAGTCGATCAGTTCGGAAATCGTGCGGTACAGAGCTTCGACACTGCCATTCCCTGTAGCAGCGGTCTGGACCGTCTCCCCTTCCGGAGTGTTGAGCGCCACTGTCGCAGTCGTGATGTTCTGTGTTCCATAATTGACCTGGAATGTCTCGAGCGTATACTTGTTCATCGCGGACTGGTCGGTCTTGACTTCCATGATCAGCGTATAGATATCGTCATCCGTCACTTCCCGTTTGTGGTCGGTAAGCATCTTGAAGTTCTTGAAGGCCGCCTTGATTTCATCATCCGTCATTTCTACGCCAAAGGCCTTGACCTTATCCTTGAAGGCGTGACGTCCGGAGTGTTTGCCCATGAACAGTGTATTGGATGAAACACCCACGAGTTCCGGCGTGATGATTTCATATGTCTCCGCATTCTTCAGGACCCCATCCTGATGGATCCCGGATTCATGTGCGTATGCATTGCGGCCGACGATCGCCTTGTTCGCCTGCACGTACATACCGGTCAGTTTCGCCACAAGATCGCTGGAACGTTTGATCTCATTGAGTTTGAGTCCAGTTTCGTAACTGTAGCGGTCACTGCGTATCTTCAATGCGATGGCCACTTCCTCAAGCGCCACGTTGCCTGCACGTTCGCCGATGCCGTTGATCGTGCCTTCAACCTGGGTCGCACCATTTTCAATGGCTGCGATCGTATTGGCTGCCGCCATCCCTAGGTCGTTGTGGCAGTGGCATGAGAGGTCGACACGATCGATGTTCGGAACATTTTCCTTCATATACTTGAACATGTTTCCATATTCATCAGGCGTCGTATAGCCGACCGTATCCGGAAGGTTCACGACCGTTGCTCCAGCTTCGATGACCTGTTCGATCACCTGGGCCAGGAAAGGCCACTCGGAACGTGTCGCATCTTCTGCGGACCATTCCACTTCCTCGAACTTTTCCTTGGCGTACTTCACCATATCCACCGACTGCTGGATCACCTGTTCCGGTGTCATCTTCAGCTTGTATGTCATGTGGATCGGGGAGGTTGCCAGGAATATATGGATTCTTGGGTGCGGTGTATTCTTCAAAGCCTCATAGGCACGATCGATATCCTCTACTCTCGTCCGGGCAAGTGCTGTAACTGAAACATCCTTGATAGTGTCCGCAATCAGCTTGACTGCCTGGAAGTCACCTTCGGAGGCGGCTGGAAATCCTGCCTCCATGACATCCACGCCAAGACGTTCAAGCTGCTTTGCGATTTCAAGTTTCTCCATCTTATTCAGATTCACGCCTGGGGACTGCTCCCCATCCCGAAGGGTCGTATCAAATATCCTAATTCGTGACATGGACTTTCCCTTCTTTCTTTTTATCATTGACAGGCTGCTTGACGAATGGCATCAGATCACGCAGGTCCTGTCCGACTTTTGTAATCGGGTGGTTGTATTCGTTGTTGTTGATTGCATTGAATTGTGGACGTCCAGCCTGGTTTTCAAGGATCCATCCTTTGGCGAACTGTCCATTCTGGATTTCAGTCAGTACATCTTTCATGCGTGCTTTCGTTTCATCATTTACAACGCGTGGTCCGGATACGAAGTCACCCCACTGTGCAGTGTCGGAGATGGAATATCTCATGTTCTCCATGCCGCCTTCATACATGAGGTCTACGATGAGCTTCATTTCATGCAGGCACTCGAAGTATGCCACTTCCGGCTGATAGCCTGCTTCAGTCAATGTTTCGAATCCTGCTTTCACAAGGCTTGTCAGTCCGCCGCACAATACAGCCTGCTCTCCGAAGAGGTCCGTTTCCGTCTCTTCCTGGAATGAAGTCTCAAGTACGCCTGCCCTTGCAGCACCGATGCCTGCAGCATATGCCATCGCCACATCCGTCGCTTTCCCGGTGACATCCTGGAAGATTCCGTATAGTGCAGGTACGCCGGCTTCCTCTTCGTATGTTCTCCTTACGAGGTGGCCAGGTCCTTTTGGAGCGACGAGGAATACATCGATGTCTTCTCTTGGCACCACCTGGTTGAAGTGGATGTTGAATCCGTGGGCGAAAGCGAGGGCACTGTTCGGCTTCATGTTGTCCTTGATGCTTTCTTCATATACTTTCGGCTGGTTCTCATCCGGCAGCAGTACCATCGTGACATCCGCTTCTGCAACTGCATCGGCAACTGCCTTCACTTCGAAGCCATCCTCTTTGGCCTTGTCCTGGGATTTGCCTGGTCTGAGTCCGACTACGACCTCGTATCCACTGTCGCGCAGGTTCTGGGCATGTGCGTGGCCTTGGGAACCATAGCCGACGATTGCGATTTTCTTTCCTTGGAGCGCCTCTTTGTTGATGTCTTTGTCATAGAATACTTTAGTCATTATAATCTTCCTCTCATTTGTGTGAATTGATTTTTTTGGTTTTTGGTTTTTAATGCTAAACGCTCAGTGTAAACTCCTGAATCTGCCTGGGCTGCTTTCCTCTTGGGAAAGCAGTCACCCCTGTCCGTGTCATGTCTTTGATGCCGTAGGGCTGGAGCAGATCGATGAGTGCCTCGATCTTATCCGGCTTCCCTGTCACTTCTATTACCAGGCTGTCCCTCGATACATCGAGGACCCGGGCCCTGAAGGGCTCGATGACCCCCTGGATTTCCGCCCGGGAAGCGCTTGTACTGCCCACTTTGATCAGTGCAAGCTCCCTCTGGACGATCGCCTTTTCGGTGATGTCGTTCACCTTCAGCACATCGATCTGCTTGTTCAGCTGTTTTGTCAGCTGTTCGATCTTGTTCTCATCAGGTATCTCCACTACGAATGTCATTTTGGATATGCCTTCTATTTCAGTTGTACCGACTGTGATGCTTTCTATATTGAAAGCCCGTTTCGAGAGCATGCCGGTGATTCTGTTCAGCACGCCGCTCGAATTCTGTACGGTGGCTGTAATTATTCTTCGCATTGTTTCACCCCTATCATTTCATGGTTTCCCTTGCCCGGAGCAACCATCGGGTATACTTTGTCGAGCTTCTGTACTCTGGCATCCACAAGCACCGGGCCGTCATGCTGGAAGACTTCCTTGATTACGGAAGGTACATCGGTCTCCTTTGAAACCCGGATGCCCTTGACTCCAAAGCCTTCAGCAAGCTTGATGAAGTCCGGATTCTCGGTCATCAGGGAGGCGGAGTAGCGTTCCTCATAGAAACTTTCCTGCCACTGCCTCACCATGCCGAGCGCTTCGTTGTTGACGATGATGACTTTGATCGGCAGGTTGTGCTGCTTGATGACCGCCATCTCCTGCATTGTCATCTGGAAGCCGCCGTCTCCGACGATGGCCACCACCGTCTCTTCCGGACGGCCGAGCTGGGCTCCGATGGCTGCCGGAAGGCCGAAGCCCATCGTGCCGAGTCCACCGGATGTCACCCATTTATGCGGTGAATTGAACTGGTAGAACTGTGCTGCCCACATCTGGTGCTGGCCGACGTCCGTAGCAACGATCGCATGGCCGTCCGTTTCACGGTGGACCGATTCGATCAGCCACTGGGGTGAGATCAGGTCATCGGAACGTTCGAACCAGAATGGGTATTCCTTCTTATTGTTCATCGTCTCCTCGCTCCAGCGGGAGTGATCGGTGCATTCGATGTCGATATCGAGCAGTGCATTCAACGCTTCCTTTGCATCCCCGACGACCGGAATTTTCGTTTCGATGTTCTTTCCGATTTCAGCCGGATCGATATCGATGTGTGCGACTGTCGCTTCAGGCGCAAAATGCTGGATGGCACCCGTCAGCCGATCATCGAACCGTGCACCGATGTTGATCAGAAGGTCCGCTTCGTAGAGGGCCATGTTCGCACTGTAGGAACCATGCATCCCGGCCATTCCAAGTGCCTGTTCATGATTGCCCGGGAAGCTGCCGAGTCCAAGCAGGGTCGTTGTGACCGGAAGCTCGAACCTTTCCGCGAAAGCCTTGAGCTCAACTGAAGCATCTGCAAAATGGACACCAGCGCCGGCAAGAAGTACCGGTTTCTTCGCCTGTGCAAGTGCTTCAGCAAGCCTTCTGATCTGCAGCGGGTTCGGCTTGATCGTCGGCTGGTACCCTGGGAGATGGAAGGATGTATCGAATGTCTTATCCGTGATCTCCTGGGCGATGTTCTTCGGAATGTCGACGACCACCGGCCCCGGACGGCCCGTCGTAGCGATGTGGAACGCTTCCTTCGTTATCCTTGGAAGATCCTTGATGTCCGTAACCTGATAATTATGCTTTGTTATCGGAGTTGTCAGGCCGATTACATCCGCTTCCTGGAAAGCATCGGAACCGATGACTGCTGTGGATACCTGGCCGGTGAAGATGACGACCGGCAGTGAATCCATCATTGCATCAGTGATGCCCGTAATCAGGTTGGTTGCACCCGGTCCTGAAGTGGCAATGACGACACCCGGTTTGCCCGTCACCCTTGCGTAGCCTTCCGCAGCATGGATGAGACCCTGTTCGTGTCTGCATAGTATATGCTGAAACGGTGCTTCCGCCCGGTATAGTGCATCGTAGATCGGCAGCACGGCACCGCCAGGGTAGCCGAATACTGTTTCAACATTCTCTTCAACAAGTGACTGGACGAAAAGGTCAGCCCCAGTTCGCAGTTTCTGTTCAACTGGTTGTGTGTGCGTTTCAGTTTGTGTTTTCATTACCACTTACCTCCTTATGGATCTTGAGCAAGATACACTTCATTTACTTTTTGTTATAAAAAAATAGCCCTTTCTTCCCACGTTCTGCTCCCAGTCGGACTGCGAGCATGTCATGGGGCGAAAAGAGCTATTTCACGGTACCACCCAGTTTTACATCCTTCTCACGAAGAATGCCTTATGGACTTGTAGAAAGTCCGTTTTGGTAACGGGTGGCATGCACCCGGCCGAGCCTACTCAACTTTTCAGTCCGGCACTCAGGGTCGAGATAGAAGAAAGTGTCGATCCCGGTTTCCAGCACCCCGGGTCTCTGGTAATCGACTTGCCTTTCCTCTACGTTCCCATCGTCGTTTTTCATGGATTTATATTTATCTGACATTTCTGATATGTGATATTGAAAGTAATCTTATAACGTTTGGAGGAAGAAATCAACCACCTGTCGGGAAATAATTTTAAATTATCAAACATTTCAGAAAATGTAACCGTTTACAATGCCTACATGACAGTATTCCACGAATTTAAATATTTTTTCTGATTTTTTGTATTTCAGCATTCATATCAGTTCCGAATAAAAAAATGCACGGCATGGATATGCCGTGCATGTCTACTCTATTTGGTCAGGTAATCCGTCACTGCACCTTCGGAGGAGCATGTGACATTATGTGCATATTTGCCGAGCACACCTTTTCTGTAGAGCGGTGGCGCTTCCCACTCGCTGCGGCGTCTGTCCATCTCTTCCTCCGATACTTCACAGGAAATCTCCTTCTTGGTGGAATCGATCGTCACCATGTCACCCTCCTTGAGGAAAGCGATTGGCCCCCCGCTTTGTGCTTCGGGCGAGATATGTCCGACGACAAGTCCATGCGTTCCGCCTGAGAAACGGCCATCCGTGAGCAGTGCAACCTTCTCACCGAGGCCCTTGCCGACAAGAAGGCTCGAAATGGAGAGCATTTCCGGCATACCCGGTCCGCCCTTCGGTCCGACATAGCGGATCACGAGGACATCCCCCTCATTGATCTCGTTGGCCAGTACGGCATCGGATGCTTCCTTCTCATTGTCGAATACTCTGGCTGGTCCCACGTGACGGGCGACCTTCACACCTGAAACTTTCGCCACTGCGCCTGTCGGTGACAGGTTTCCTTTCAGGACGATGAGTGGACCATCTGCACGTTTCGGGTTGTCGAATGGCATGATCACATCCTGACCTTCCACAAGGTCATCCACTTCTTCAAGGTTTTCTGCTACCGTCTTGCCCGTCACCGTCATGCAGTCTCCATGCAGGTAACCTTCCCTGTGCAGCATCTTCATGACACCCTGGACACCGCCGGCTTTATAGAGGTCCTGCATGACATAGCGCCCGCTTGGCTTAAGGTCGGCCAGATGCGGCACCTTCTCCTGGATGCGGTTGAAGTCGTCGATGGTGAGATCCACTTCAGCCGCGTGCGCGATGGCAAGGAGGTGCAGGATGGCGTTCGTCGATCCGCCCAGCGCCATGACGACAGTGATCGCATTTTCAAATGCCTTCTCCGTCATAATGTCCTTCGGATAGATGCCCTCCTCGAGCAGTTTGTAGACAGCTTCGCCTGCAGCTTTGACGTCTTCCGCCTTCTCCTTCGATTCAGCCGGGTTGGATGCACTGCCGGGCAGGCTCAGTCCGAGCGCCTCCATCGCCGATGCCATGGTGTTCGCAGTATACATGCCGCCGCATGCTCCTGCGCCAGGACATGCATTGCATTCGATCTGATTCAGTTCCTTCTCATCGATCTCTCCGGCATTCAGTTTGCCGACGCCTTCAAACACGCTGACAAGGTCGATGTCACGACCTCTGTGCTGTCCGGGTGCAATGGTGCCGCCATAGACGAATACTGCCGGAACTTCTGCATTCGCAATTGCGATGGCACAGCCCGGGATGTTCTTGTCACATGCACCGATCGCTACAAGTCCATCCAGGTTCTCGGCCCCTACGACCGTTTCGATGGAGTCTGCGATGAGGTCGCGTGACGGCAGGGAATAGCGCATGCCCTGTGTACCCATGGAGATCCCGTCGGATACTGTGATCGTATTGAACTGGAGCGGCACGCCGCCCGCTTCCCTCGCTCCAGCCTTCGCTTCCAGAGCAAGGTCGTTCAGGTGGATGTTGCATGGCGTCACCTCAGCCCAAGTGCTGGCGATGCCGATCTGCGGCTTTGTGAAACTTTCATCCGTCAGTCCGACCGCACGGAGCATTGCCCTGTTCGGTGCCTTTACATCACTTTCCGTATATACTTTACTCTTGATCCTTAAATCTTTTTCAGTTTTTCCTTCTGTTGACATTTAAAAACCACCCTTCATGATTATGACCCATTATACACGTACTTCTTCATTTTTGACCGTTTCCGCTTCTTTTTCGTTTCCCCGATATTTGCTCATCCACGTAGCAGCCATGGATCCGGAAATATTATGCCATACGCTGAAGAGTGCAGCAGGCACGGCTGAGAGCGGAGAAAAGTGCGCTGCAGACAATGCTGCTGCAAGCCCTGAATTCTGCATTCCGACTTCGATTGATACCGTCTTCTGGTCGGCAAGGTCGAACTTGAGCACTTTGGCCAGACCGAACCCGACGAGGTAACCGAGCACATTGTGCAGTATGACCACACCGAATATCAGCAGGCCGGACTGCATGATCGCTTCCGTATTGTTTGAGACGACCGCTGCGACAACGCCGACGATGCCCACTACTGAGATGAGCGGCAGTATGGAGATGCCTTTCTCAACATGGTCACCGAGCAGCATGCGCACAGCCAGACCAAGCGCAATCGGAACCAGGACGATCTGTATGATCGAGATGAAGAGGTCCATGAAAGAGACCGGCAGCCACGCACTTGCAAGCAGCAGGGTAAGCGCAGGCGTCAGAATTGGAGCCAGGACCGTCGAAACCGCTGTTGCGGTTACGGACAGTGCCGTATTACCTTTTGCCAGGAAAGTCATGACGTTTGATGACGTCCCTCCTGGTGTGCACCCGACCAGGATGACACCGACCGCAATTTCAGGCGGCAGCTGGAACAGTACGACCAGCCCGAGTGCCAGAAGCGGCATGATGGTGTACTGTGACAGCACTACGATGAATACCGTCTTCGGTGCTTTCAGTACCCTTTTGAAGTCCGTAAGCTTGAGCGTCAGGCCCATGCCGAACATGATGATGCCGAGGAGCAGGTTTATGTATGGTGCAATCCATGTAAATCCTCCCGGGAGTACAAATGACAGGATCGCAAAAATGATGACCCATATGCCGAACGTACTTCCGATGAATTGACTCAGCCTTGCCAAAGCATTCATTGAATATTCCCTCCTTATTGGATAAAGCTTGAAACTATAGAAAGTATCTTAACAGATAAAGATGTAATATCCTAGAGGTTTTATTAAAATTTTTAGAATCTTTGAAATTATATTTTTACCTTATAATGCTGCATCCATTGATGCATTTGAATGAAAACGATTACACTTTTTGACACGAAACAGCCCCCGGCTTTTTGAGCCGGGGGCATATATTCTTCATTCAATTACAGGGTGTCATTGTTGCGGCGGTTGACATTGTCCCTGCGTTCCCTTGTTGCGCCGTAATCATAATCCTCTCCACGACGGTCAGCGAGATCGCCGCCTCGTGTGTTACTGTCGACATCGTCCCTTTCGGCTCCGATGCCGCCACGGCGCGCATACTCTTCTTCTGTGACCGGTTCAGTCGTCTCCTGGGAATCGATGTTGTGGTCGACGTAACGGTCGTCCTCCCGTCCAACATAC
The sequence above is drawn from the Salinicoccus roseus genome and encodes:
- the ilvA gene encoding threonine ammonia-lyase; the encoded protein is MDHVVHHTPLRTSATTNQRTEKNVYFKMENQQKTGAFKFRGASYKLMRLTEEELACGVITASAGNHAQGLALAAHKLGVKATIYMAEATPEAKVEATRGYGAQVVLTGESFQEAYEAALEHQKKCGATFVHPFDDYDIMAGQGTVALEMLEQESRIDTIIVPIGGGGLISGIAVAAKSVNPDIKVIGVQAASAAAMYTAYHKGVVEKLDKVSTIAEGIAVKQPGEKTVPLIRHYVDDVITVSEAEIANAMVTMLQRGKTLVEGAGAAALAGLLSHNDQIDSRHCGVIVSGGNFDIGKIGDVQSLANQLKPERSRNTVVL
- the leuD gene encoding 3-isopropylmalate dehydratase small subunit; translated protein: MEAIKEHEGKVFPLNRSNVDTDQIIPKQFLKRVERTGFGQFVFHNWRFDDDGNPKPDFELDSPRYKDASVLIAGENFGCGSSREHAPWALLDFGFKVIIAPSFADIFYNNAFKNGIILIKADESQVDEWMEQAKEGTFHLNVDLEEQTISDGTKQIPFDIPSYHKEKLLNGWDDIALTLLLDDKIREYEEKQAAKA
- the leuC gene encoding 3-isopropylmalate dehydratase large subunit; translation: MGKGKTVIEKIWETHVVHSQEEKPDLIYIDQHLVHEVTSPQAFEGLRLKNRKVRRPDLTYATMDHNVPTKNRETVKDEISKTQMETLRRNCEEFGIKLADMFHPDQGIVHVIGPQLGLTQPGKTIVCGDSHTSTHGAFGALAFGIGTSEVEHVLATQTLMQSRPKTMNVKVNGDLPAGVTAKDLILAIIAKFGVKFGTGHVIEYTGDAIRNLSMEGRMTVCNMSIEGGARAGLISPDETTVEYLRGREYVPEGEAFDRKAAEWLELASDEDAVYDKTLEIDAREVEPQVSWGTNPSMVVPISGMTPSVDAVDNKDEVSRALEYMGLEENQPITSIEVDHVFIGSCTNSRLPDLVNAANIVKGHKVKDGVRAIVVPGSFSVKLQAEELGIDEIFKEAGFEWRESGCSMCLAMNDDVVPAGGRCASTSNRNFEGRQGSGARTHLVSPEMAAVAAIEGNFTDVRKFQAGVPS
- the leuB gene encoding 3-isopropylmalate dehydrogenase: MRKQVILLPGDGVGREIMEGAKAVLNTIAGEYNHEFIVHEHAIGGDAIDRYDTPLPEQTVKACENADAILLGAVGGPKWDGMPAGKRPEKGLLGIRKSLGLFANLRPVQGFGPLVHASPLKTELVDGCDILIVRELTGGLYFGKPSGRSADGEEVVDTLRYTRKEIERIVEKGFEAAQMRSGKLTSVDKANVLESSRMWREVVEEKAKDYPDVTVEHQLVDSAAMKLITNPKQFDVIVTENLFGDILSDEASVLTGSLGMLPSASLRTDGVGLYEPVHGSAPDIAGEGVVNPLGMILSTAMMLKYSFGMEEEAAEIERAVKECLEDGYHTRDLDVQGGKVVGTDEMIKRIVENLSTKSISNAICSSYM
- a CDS encoding 2-isopropylmalate synthase, whose product is MSRIRIFDTTLRDGEQSPGVNLNKMEKLEIAKQLERLGVDVMEAGFPAASEGDFQAVKLIADTIKDVSVTALARTRVEDIDRAYEALKNTPHPRIHIFLATSPIHMTYKLKMTPEQVIQQSVDMVKYAKEKFEEVEWSAEDATRSEWPFLAQVIEQVIEAGATVVNLPDTVGYTTPDEYGNMFKYMKENVPNIDRVDLSCHCHNDLGMAAANTIAAIENGATQVEGTINGIGERAGNVALEEVAIALKIRSDRYSYETGLKLNEIKRSSDLVAKLTGMYVQANKAIVGRNAYAHESGIHQDGVLKNAETYEIITPELVGVSSNTLFMGKHSGRHAFKDKVKAFGVEMTDDEIKAAFKNFKMLTDHKREVTDDDIYTLIMEVKTDQSAMNKYTLETFQVNYGTQNITTATVALNTPEGETVQTAATGNGSVEALYRTISELIDYDQKLLDYQINSVGGGKDALAESHVQLAVEGETVNGRGTAQDVIEASANAYINAVNRYILKMQVEKEEVVNR
- the ilvC gene encoding ketol-acid reductoisomerase, whose product is MTKVFYDKDINKEALQGKKIAIVGYGSQGHAHAQNLRDSGYEVVVGLRPGKSQDKAKEDGFEVKAVADAVAEADVTMVLLPDENQPKVYEESIKDNMKPNSALAFAHGFNIHFNQVVPREDIDVFLVAPKGPGHLVRRTYEEEAGVPALYGIFQDVTGKATDVAMAYAAGIGAARAGVLETSFQEETETDLFGEQAVLCGGLTSLVKAGFETLTEAGYQPEVAYFECLHEMKLIVDLMYEGGMENMRYSISDTAQWGDFVSGPRVVNDETKARMKDVLTEIQNGQFAKGWILENQAGRPQFNAINNNEYNHPITKVGQDLRDLMPFVKQPVNDKKKEGKVHVTN
- the ilvN gene encoding acetolactate synthase small subunit, translating into MRRIITATVQNSSGVLNRITGMLSKRAFNIESITVGTTEIEGISKMTFVVEIPDENKIEQLTKQLNKQIDVLKVNDITEKAIVQRELALIKVGSTSASRAEIQGVIEPFRARVLDVSRDSLVIEVTGKPDKIEALIDLLQPYGIKDMTRTGVTAFPRGKQPRQIQEFTLSV